The following proteins are encoded in a genomic region of Montipora foliosa isolate CH-2021 chromosome 8, ASM3666993v2, whole genome shotgun sequence:
- the LOC138013367 gene encoding uncharacterized protein, translating to MRQGDLFSLNQTNQTDVAVVTVDGLLYAQTELTSGFILAILSPITVGANVLLIMAIFKDPLHYFKTPTTHFVLGLSIADVLCGFFVEPFFAMFYLCRYFGASGKIQSITRVLFTVGSIISTASLNSSFVMVLLLSVAQLIAIEWPYKYKTLVRKESAIAFVVVTWVYFTIFSFLPMLGIQLQVFFKVNVILHATLISLVLSTVQILVYRSYRRTRLLRQKSRQLSAQFAESHINSDLPKDAKKRLATTRRTRSKLFDRNFTIMTFYLAAILLFTAFPHISVFYVFVFKKTASSEEEQLLNVLLRITDLLLFTKAATDAFIFAWRLPTYRKSLQVILGGKNLKLETDV from the coding sequence ATGAGGCAAGGAGATCTATTCTCTTTGAACCAAACGAATCAAACAGATGTTGCAGTCGTGACAGTGGATGGACTGCTGTACGCTCAAACGGAATTGACATCGGGATTTATTCTGGCCATTTTGAGTCCTATAACAGTGGGAGCAAATGTGCTATTAATCATGGCCATATTCAAAGACCCGCTTCACTACTTCAAAACACCAACCACCCATTTTGTTCTCGGTTTGTCCATCGCCGATGTTCTTTGCGGTTTTTTCGTTGAGCCATTTTTTGCCATGTTTTACCTCTGCAGGTACTTTGGCGCTAGCGGGAAAATTCAAAGCATTACTCGTGTGCTTTTTACTGTTGGTTCTATCATTTCAACAGCTTCGCTCAATTCTTCCTTCGTGATGGTTCTTTTGCTGTCTGTTGCGCAACTCATTGCTATAGAATGGCCCTACAAATACAAAACCTTGGTGAGGAAAGAATCGGCGATTGCATTTGTTGTCGTAACCTGGGTGTACTTCACTATTTTTAGCTTCTTACCCATGTTGGGTATACAGCTGCAAGTATTTTTCAAAGTGAACGTCATCTTACACGCAACTTTAATATCTTTGGTCTTGTCTACCGTTCAAATACTCGTTTACAGATCGTACCGCAGAACTCGCTTACTTCGTCAAAAAAGCCGCCAACTCTCCGCTCAGTTCGCCGAGTCGCATATCAACTCTGATCTCCCGAAGGACGCAAAGAAACGGCTTGCCACGACAAGGAGAACTCGTTCCAAGTTATTCGACCGGAATTTCACAATTATGACATTTTATCTTGCTGCCATTTTGCTCTTTACAGCTTTCCCGCACATTTCTGTGTTTTATGTCTTCGTTTTCAAAAAGACTGCGAGCTCGGAAGAAGAGCAACTCTTAAACGTTCTACTTAGAATAACAGACCTTTTGCTTTTCACCAAAGCTGCTACGGATGCTTTTATCTTTGCTTGGAGACTTCCCACTTATCGAAAATCGTTACAAGTTATATTAGGCGGGAAAAACCTTAAACTAGAAACAGACGTGTAA
- the LOC138013316 gene encoding universal stress protein Slr1101-like yields MASTSSRPKRVVAIAVDASDHSERAFDWYKEQIFHDGDKLIVIHSHELHPPALPHAMATEEWKKEVLKHEEYIKNLEEKYKKKCEDMEVSAKIIVQGGHPGEHVCKTAKKENADMIVVGCRGMGTVRRTILGSTSDYIIHHAHRPVVVVPKVKKQCEQSGDEEN; encoded by the exons ATGGCTTCGACTTCAAGTCGTCCAAAGAGGGTTGTTGCAATAGCTGTGGATGCAAGCGATCACAGCGAAAGAGcatttgact GGTACAAGGAACAAATATTTCATGATGGCGACAAGTTGATTGTGATTCATTCTCATGAACTGCATCCTCCCGCTTTGCCTC ATGCCATGGCAACAGAGGAATGGAAAAAGGAAGTTCTGAAACATGAGGAATACATTAAAAACCTGGAGGAAAAGTATAAAAAAAAGTGCGAGGATATGGAG GTATCTGCTAAAATAATTGTTCAAGGTGGCCACCCGGGTGAGCACGTTTGCAAAACTGCCAAAAAAGAGAATGCGGATATGATCGTGGTTGGTTGTCGGGGAATGGGCACTGTTCGTCGGACCATATTAGGAAGCACCAGTGATTACATCATCCATCATGCTCATCGTCCTGTTGTGGTGGTCCCAAAGGTGAAAAAGCAATGTGAACAATCCGGTGATGAGGAAAATTAG
- the LOC137968891 gene encoding universal stress protein Slr1101-like: MSTCTSKRIVAIAVDSSDHSEKAFEWFNNNVHHDGDKLVIMHSFEWLLPAIPDMIATDEWERQVEKRNKTVRALEKRYKRKCKALKLEAKILEEAGPPGQVICKLAEQEQVTFIVLGSRGEGIVRRTILGSVSDYVLHHTDVPVVLVPASSSTAPGRASPSGEVRYW, from the exons ATGTCAACCTGCACATCAAAAAGAATTGTAGCAATCGCTGTAGATTCCAGTGATCACAGTGAGAAGGCATTTGAAT GGTTTAACAATAATGTCCATCACGACGGAGATAAGCTCGTTATCATGCACTCATTCGAATGGTTGTTACCCGCTATACCAG ACATGATTGCGACTGACGAGTGGGAGCGTCAAGTTGAAAAACGTAATAAAACAGTCCGAGCTTTAGAGAAAAGATATAAACGAAAATGTAAAGCCCTGAAG TTAGAAGCCAAGATCCTTGAAGAAGCTGGACCCCCCGGACAAGTTATATGCAAACTTGCTGAACAGGAGCAAGTTACGTTCATTGTACTTGGAAGCCGAGGGGAGGGAATTGTTCGTCGCACCATATTAGGAAGTGTGAGTGACTACGTCCTTCATCACACTGATGTACCAGTGGTGTTAGTGCCAGCATCTTCTTCCACCGCACCCGGAAGAGCGTCACCGTCGGGCGAAGTGAGGTACTGGtga